A region of Longimicrobium sp. DNA encodes the following proteins:
- a CDS encoding potassium channel family protein: protein MRIFPTSDEPHHVFRGALVGSVVALGVFELLLRVVGLRQDVTAIILGVAMIPALVVGFIRQVGALLSDPDRLPHTIGYAFGTIALTILFFAFLYRELGIVRPSDPAAGEVTSFFTCLYFSASTITTAGLGDFVPMPEARIMAALEMVIGYVAFGIVTAASFFLISHRSRKP from the coding sequence ATGCGCATCTTCCCGACTTCCGACGAGCCGCACCACGTCTTCCGCGGCGCGCTGGTGGGGAGCGTGGTGGCCCTCGGCGTGTTCGAGCTGCTGCTGCGCGTGGTGGGGCTGCGGCAGGACGTGACCGCCATCATCCTGGGCGTGGCGATGATCCCCGCGCTGGTGGTGGGCTTCATCCGGCAGGTGGGCGCGCTGCTGAGCGACCCGGACCGGCTGCCGCACACCATCGGCTACGCCTTCGGGACCATCGCCCTCACCATCCTCTTCTTCGCCTTTCTCTACCGCGAGCTGGGGATCGTCCGCCCCAGTGACCCGGCGGCGGGCGAGGTGACCAGCTTCTTCACCTGCCTGTACTTCAGCGCCAGCACCATCACCACCGCCGGGCTGGGCGACTTCGTGCCGATGCCCGAGGCGCGCATCATGGCGGCGCTGGAGATGGTGATCGGGTACGTGGCGTTCGGCATCGTGACCGCCGCCAGCTTCTTCCTCATCTCGCACCGGAGCCGCAAGCCGTGA